GGGCTGGGTGGTGGGTGAAAGGGCGTAGATGTCGCGCAGCTCGATCGCGCGGCGCGCTCGGTCGAACCACAGGGGCACGCTGTCGATGCCGGGATGGAAGAGGTAGATGGTCGCGTCGGTCGCGCCCTCGCCCTTATATTGGGCGACGATGTCGAATTCGCCCTCGCCGTAATCGCCGATCGATTCGCGGGTGAAGCCGGCGAGGCCGGGCATCAGGATCACGCCGGTGAGTGCGTGCTTCCAGCCCGCGGTGGCCGGGACGGCCAAGGTGCGAGGATCGGCGGCGGCCGGCGATGCGACCCCCAGCCCCGCGAACGCAAGAATCGCGACGAACGAACGGATCATGTGCATGGCCCCCTGGCATCCCCCGGCGGGAGGCTAGGGCACGGGGTCACCCCGCATCAAGAGCGCCATATGCAAAAGGCCCGGCCGCGCTCGTTGGCGCGGCCGGGCCTCGGCATCCCCCTCCGGGAAAGGATCAGTCGTGAACGACGCTCAGGTTCACCGCGGCGTACTTGCCGCGACGATCGACCTCGAGCTCGAACTCGAGCCGGTCGCCCTCGTTGAGCGAGGTCATGCCGGCACGTTCCACGGCCGAGATGTGCACGAACGCATCGGGCTGGCCGTCGTCGCGCTGGATGAAGCCGAAGCCCTTCATCGGGTTGAAGAACTTCACGGTGCCGGAAGCCTTCTCGCCGGTGAGCTGGCGGGCCGGGGCGCGGGGCGCCTCGGCGACCGGCAGCGGTTCGCCCTCGATCTTCAGATCGCTGGCCGAAACCTTGCCGCCGCGATCGACGAGCGTGAACGCCAGCGGCTGACCTTCGGCCAGGCCGGCGAGGCCCGCCTGCTCGACCGCCGAGATGTGCACGAACACGTCCTCGCCGCCATCGTCACGGACGATGAAGCCGAAACCCTTCTGGCCGTTGAAGAACTTCACGGTGCCCTTGGCTTCGCCGATCACCTGGGCGGGCATGCCGCCGCCGCGCTGGCCGCCGAAGCCGCCGCCACCGCCATGCGGGCCGCG
The nucleotide sequence above comes from Sphingomonas oryzagri. Encoded proteins:
- a CDS encoding cold-shock protein, with the protein product RGPHGGGGGFGGQRGGGMPAQVIGEAKGTVKFFNGQKGFGFIVRDDGGEDVFVHISAVEQAGLAGLAEGQPLAFTLVDRGGKVSASDLKIEGEPLPVAEAPRAPARQLTGEKASGTVKFFNPMKGFGFIQRDDGQPDAFVHISAVERAGMTSLNEGDRLEFELEVDRRGKYAAVNLSVVHD